The following nucleotide sequence is from Desulfovibrio aminophilus DSM 12254.
CGAAGAGCAGGAAACGGCTCTCGTCGAACTCGCGCACCGAGATGGCCGTGGCGATGACCTCGTCCTTGTCCAGGGGCAGCAGGTTGGCCACGTGGGCGCCCTTGGCGTAGCGGCTGCCTTCGGGAACCTGGTGGGCCTTGAGCTGGTACATCTTGCCCTGGTTGGTGAACACGAGCAGATGCTGATGGTTCGTGGTCATCAGGAAGGTGTGCACGAAGTCGCCGTCGCCGGTCTGGACTCCGGAGACGCCCTTCCCGCCCCGGCGCTGCTGGTGGTAGTTGGAGAGCTGGGTGCGCTTGATGTAGCCGCGCTGCGAGAGGGTGATGACCACTTCCTCGTCCGGGATGAGATCCTCCACGTCGATGCAGGCCGCGTCGTCACGGATGAGTTCGCTCTTGCGCGGGGTGGCGTGGTTCTTCTTGACCTCGATCAGCTCGTCGCGGATGACGCCCTTGAGCACCTCCTCGTTCTCCAGGATGCTCTTCAGGTACTCGATGAACTTGAGCAGTTCCTTGTATTCCTCAAGGAGCTTCTCGCGCTCCAGGCCGGTGAGCCGCTGCAGGCGCATGTCCAGGATGGCCTGGGACTGGAGGTCGGAGAGGCCGAAGCGTTCGCCGAGGGCGGCCTTGGCCTCGACGGCGTCCTTGGCCGCGCGGATGATCTTGACCACCTCGTCGATGTTGTCCAGGGCGATGCGCAGACCTTCCAGGATGTGGGCCCGCTTCTCGCTCTTGTCCAGGTCGAAGCGCGAACGGCGGATGATGACCTCGCGCCGATGCTCCAGGAAGTACTCCAGAACCTGCTTCAGATTCATGAGCACGGGCCGATTTTCGGCCACGGCCATCATGTTGATGCCGAAGCTCGTCTCCAGCGGCGTGAACTTGTAGAGCTGGTTGATGATGATGTCGGCGATGGCCCCGCGCTTGAGGTCGAGCACGATGCGGATGCCCCGGCGGTCGGACTCGTCGCGCAGGTCGGACACGCCGTCGATCTTCTTCTCGTTGACCAGCTGGGCGATCTTCTCCACCAGGCTGGACTTGTTCAGGGCGTACGGGATTTCCGTGATGACCACGGCCTCCTTGCCGCCCTTCTTCTGCTCCTCCACCACCACGCGGCCGCGGATCTTGATGCTGCCCCGGCCGGTCGTATAGGCGTCTTCCAGCCCCTTGCCCGCGTAGATCAGGCCCCGGGTGGGGAAGTCCGGCCCGGGAATACGGGCCATGAGCTCATGAATGGTGCAATCCGGGTGCTCCAGGAGATGAACCGAGCCGTCCACCAGCTCGCCCAGGTTGTGCGGCGGGATGTTGGTGGCCATGCCCACGGCGATGCCCGCCGTGCCGTTGAGCAGCAGGTTGGGCACCTTGGTCGGCAGAACCTCGGGCTCCTGCAGGGTGTTGTCGTAGTTGGGCCGGAAGTTGACGGTCTCCTTTTCGATGTCGGCCAGAAACTCGGAGGTGAGCCGGGACATGCGCACTTCCGTGTACCGCATGGCCGCCGCCGAGTCCCCGTCGATGGAGCCGAAGTTGCCCTGGCCGTCCACGAGCATGTCGCGCATGGAAAAGTCCTGGGCCATGCGCACCAGGGCGTCGTAGACCGCCGAATCGCCGTGGGGGTGGTACTTGCCGATGACGTCGCCGACCACGCGGGCGGACTTCTTGTAGGGCCGGTTCCAGCCGTTGCCCAGATCGTACATGGCGTAGAGGATGCGCCGATGCACCGGCTTCAATCCGTCCCGCACGTCCGGGATGGCCCGGCCGATGATGACCGAGAGCGAATACTCCAGGTAGGATTTTTTCAGTTCTTCTTCAATGGTGACGAAATTTTCCACACATTCCTCCAATATGAAGACCGGAACCCGCCCATGCGGGGAGGGCCGCCGGTCCGTTCAACCGCGACCGCCCCGAGGATGGTCCTAGATGTCCAGCTCCCGCACCGCCAGGGCGTTGCGTTCGATGAACTGTCGCCGGGGCTCCACCATGTCGCCCATGAGGTTCTTGAAGATGTCGTCGGCCTCGGCGGCGTCCTTGATGCTCACCTGGAGCATGCTGCGCCGCCCCGGGTCCATGGTCGTGTCCCAGAGCTGTTCGGGGTTCATCTCGCCCAGGCCCTTGTAGCGCTGGATGCCCCAGCCCTTGTGGGCTTCGGCCATGGCCAGGTCGTAGAGGGCGAAGAGGCCGCCGGCGGGAATGGCTCCCTCGGGACGGCTGAGCTGGAAACGGAACTCGCCGCAGTCCTGGACCAGGGCCGAATAGGTCTCGAAGGTTTTCTTGTAGAGCTTGGAGTTGAAGAACTCCATGGCCAGCCGGGTGCGGTGGCCGCCCTGGTTCTCGAAGACCATGTAGGGCCGGTCCTTCTGGGCTTCCTCGTCGCGCTCGGTCTCGATGCGGGTCTTGTAGCCCCGCTCGGCCATGTCGGCGATGAACGGCGCGGGATCGGACTTCTCCAGGTAGCGGAAGGAGAGCTTGTGCGGGCTCTCCAGCAGGGCCAGGAACAGGCTCTCCTCGATGCCCATGTTCTGGGCGTCGCCGATCTTCTCGCGCACGAAGCGGATGTCCGTGAGCAGGCGGATCATGTCCTTGCCCTTGAAGACCTTGCCGCCGGCGCTTTCGACGCTCAAGCCCTCGCCCAGCTGGGAAAGAAGGAACTGCTGCAGTTCGACGTCGTCCTTGATGAAGCGCTCGACCTTGCCCTTGTGCGCCCGGTACAGGGGAGGCTGGGCGATGAACAGGTGGCCCTTCTCGATGAGCTCCTGGTACTGGCGGAAGAAAAAGGTCAGCAGCAGGGTGCGGATGTGCGATCCGTCCACGTCGGCGTCGGTCATGATGACGACGCGGTGGTAGCGCAGCCGGTTGAAGTCCTTCTCCTCCTCCACGCCCACGCCGAGGGCCGTGATGAGCGCGCGGATCTCCTTGTTGCCGAGCATTTTGTCGAAGCGGGTCTTCTCCACGTTCAGAATCTTGCCGCGCAGGGGCAGGATGGCCTGGATGCGCGGATCGCGGCCCTGTTTGGCCGAACCGCCCGCCGAGTCGCCCTCGACGATGAATATCTCCGACTCCTCGGGGTTCTTGCTCTGGCAGTCGGCCAGCTTGCCGGGCAGGAAGTTGTCCGAGAGCGCCCCCTTGCGGCGCACCAGGTCGCGGGCCTTGCGAGCGGCCTCGCGAGCCCTCGCGGCGTCCACCACCTTCTCGATGATGGCCTTGGCCTCGCGGGGATTTTCCTCGAAGAACTGGCTGAGCTTCTCGTAGACCATGGCGGCCACGATGCCCGCGATCTCGGAGTTGCCGAGCTTGGTCTTGGTCTGGCCCTCGAACTGCGGCGAGGGCAGCTTGACGCTGACCACAGCCGTGAGGCCCTCGCGCACGTCGTCGCCGGTGAGCTTCTCCTTGAGTTTCTTGGAGATGTCCGACTTCTGGATGTAGGTGTTCAGCGCCCGGGTCAGGGCCGCCTTGAAGCCCATGAGGTGGGTGCCACCCTCGATCGTGCGGATGTTGTTGGCGAAGGTGTAGACGTTTTCCTTGTAGGACTGGTTGTACTGCACCGCGAACTCGGTGATGACGCCGTCGGCGTCGGCCGAGCCGTGGATGATGTCGTGGATAGCTCCCTGGCCCTGATTGATGTCGGCCACGAAGGAACGGATGCCACCTTCATACTTGAAGCTCTCGCGCTCGCCGCTGCGCTCGTCGGTGAACTCGATCTCCAGACCGGAATTGAGGTAGGCCAGCTCCTGCATGCGCTTCTTGAGCACCGCGTAATCGAACTGGTTGACCTCGAATATCTCCTCGTCCGGACGGAAGCGCACCATGGTGCCCGTGGACTGGGTCTCGCCCACCTGCTCCACGCCGGTGACCGGCTTGCCGCGTTCGTACTTCTGGCGCCAGAGCTTGCCGTCGCGCTTGACCGTGACCTCGAGAAACTCCGAAAGGGCGTTGACCACCGAGACGCCCACGCCGTGCAGACCGCCGGAGACCTTGTAGGAATCGTTGTCGAACTTGCCGCCCGCGTGGAGCACGGTCATGACCACTTCCACGGCCGGCCGCTTCTCCTTGGGGTGCATGTCCACAGGAATGCCGCGGCCATTGTCCGAGACGGTCACGGAGTTGTCCATGTGCAGGGTCACGCGGATGCGTGAGCAGAATCCCGCCATGGCCTCGTCGATGGAGTTGTCCACCACCTCGTAGACCAGGTGATGCAGACCCCGGATGTCCGTGGAGCCGATGTACATGGCCGGGCGCTTGCGCACGGCCGAAAGGCCCTCGAGGACCGTGATGCTGTCCGCGTTGTAGCCGTTGTGATGCTGGGTCTGGTCGCTCATGCTAGGCGTTGTCCTCGCTGTAGTAAGTCTCTTCCTGGATCATCATCGGCATGAGGATCACCAGGTAGTCGGGATCGTTTTCCCCGGTGATGCCGCAGGGCGCTTCCGGGCCGGTGAGCACGAAGCTCACGTTCTCGCTGCCGAAGTGGTTCAGGATCTCGATCAGGTTCTTGGTCGGGAAGGCGATATGCGGGATGGAGCCGGAGAAACTCGACTCCAGGGTCTCGGTGGCCGTGCCCATCTCCTGTCCCTGGCTGGAGAGAATCGTCTCCTCGGGCCGGAAGGTGAAGTAGGTGCAGCGGTTCGTGTCGGTGTTGAAGATGGTGATGCGCTCAAGCGCGTCGATCATCTCCCCGCGCTTGGAGCGCAGGTTGCTGGAGCCCTGTTCCTGGAGCTTGGTCAGGAAGCCCCTGAAATTGGGATATTGGTAGTAGGAAAGGGGCAGACTGAAGGTTTCCTTCTTGTCGCCGGTGCGGAAGAAAAGCCGCTTGTTGCTGATGGACAACTCGATCTCGTCGCCCGAGAGCCACTTCTTCAGCTCCAGGATGTATTTCTTCTGGATCAGGATGCCCTCCTCGGGGAGCAGGGCGTGCACGTCGTCGTTGATGAAGCTGAACATGGCGAACTGGTGCCCGTTGAGGCCGCAGACCTCCACTCGCTTGCCCTCGTCCATGGGCCCGGCCTGGGAAGGGAGCATGTACAGGCAGGCGATCGCCTCCATGGAGTCCTCGTCACTGACGCAGAAGGCCACCTTGTCGATGATCTCGTTGAGCAGGTCGCCGGACCAGAAGATGGTCCCGTTCTCGGGGAAGGCGGAGAACTTCTGGAACCACTCCGGGTCGTTGACCGGCAGCTTGTATTTGCGGGCTCCCTGCTCGACCAGCAGGTTCTGCTTCTCAGCGTCGGTGCGCAGGGTGATCTCCGACCCGGCGGGCAGCTTGCGCACGAGGTCGTAGAAGGCGCGGCCCTGGACGCCCGCCAGGCCCTCCTCCTGGATCACGCTCGGATAGAAGCCGCAGAACTCCAGGTTGGAATCGGTGGACATGACGGACAAGGCGCCGGAGTCGGCCTTGAGCCAGATGGTGCGCAGGAAGGCCGCGCCGGTCTTGGCCGGGATGATGTTGGCGGACTTCTGCAGGCCTTCGATGATTTCGTCCCTCTTCACCTTCAAAAACATGTTCTTTCTCCTTGGTTGCCGTGGAAGGGGGCGTCTCTTTGTTCGTCTTTGTACGAACACCTTGTTTTTCTTTCAAAAAAAAGGAACATCCCGCTGTTCGGGAAACGTTCCCTGACGTTCCTCGTCAGGCCGTCGAACCCTGTTCGCCGGCCAACAGACATTTTCTCTTCAGGTCTTTTAACACCTTTTTCAGAGACTGATCATCTTGTTGAATTTGATTTATTTTTTTGACCGAATACAGGACCGTGCTGTGGTCCTTTCCACCGAAGGCCCGACCCAGGGCCGGGAAGGATAATCCGAGCAGGTCGCGGCAGAGGAACATGGCCATCTGCCGGGCCAGGGCGATGTTCTGGTTGCGCCGCGACCCCAGGATGTCCTTTGGGTTCACTCCCTGGTGCTCGGCCACGATGGCGATGACGGTCCGGGGTGAAAGAGCCTCGGCCGTCTTCTCCTCGGTGTTGTTCAGGATCTGTTCGAAGTCCCGTTCGTCCAGCTCCTTGCGCACCAGCTCGCGATAGGCCGTGAGCTTGAGCAGGATGCCCTGGAGATAGCGGAAGTCGTGGAAGCGCTGGGCCAGGGTCAGCATCTGCTCCCTGGAGAGCATGAGCTTCTTGGTTCGGCAGCGCTCCTGCACGTAGTTCACGCGGACCTCGAGGTCCGGCTGCTTGAGGGTCACGATGAGGCCCCATTCCAGGCGCGAGCGGAGCATGGGGTCGAGATAGTCGCAGGAGGCGATGGTCACGGGCGAGGTGAAGACCATCTGTTTGCGGTTGTCGTAGAAGTGGTTGAAGACGGAAATCATTTCCTGTTGGAGATCCAGGGAGTTGCGGATCAGGTGCAGGTCGTCGACGAAGAGGAAGTCATGGTCCGTCAAGCGAGCACGGGCCGCGATTCGGTCCCCCTCATAGCTGGTCTGAATGTCCTGCATGGAGGTCAGCAGGATGCGCGCCGGGTCGTGGCGCTTGCTGATTTCGTTGGCGATGGCCCGAAGCA
It contains:
- the gyrA gene encoding DNA gyrase subunit A; translation: MENFVTIEEELKKSYLEYSLSVIIGRAIPDVRDGLKPVHRRILYAMYDLGNGWNRPYKKSARVVGDVIGKYHPHGDSAVYDALVRMAQDFSMRDMLVDGQGNFGSIDGDSAAAMRYTEVRMSRLTSEFLADIEKETVNFRPNYDNTLQEPEVLPTKVPNLLLNGTAGIAVGMATNIPPHNLGELVDGSVHLLEHPDCTIHELMARIPGPDFPTRGLIYAGKGLEDAYTTGRGSIKIRGRVVVEEQKKGGKEAVVITEIPYALNKSSLVEKIAQLVNEKKIDGVSDLRDESDRRGIRIVLDLKRGAIADIIINQLYKFTPLETSFGINMMAVAENRPVLMNLKQVLEYFLEHRREVIIRRSRFDLDKSEKRAHILEGLRIALDNIDEVVKIIRAAKDAVEAKAALGERFGLSDLQSQAILDMRLQRLTGLEREKLLEEYKELLKFIEYLKSILENEEVLKGVIRDELIEVKKNHATPRKSELIRDDAACIDVEDLIPDEEVVITLSQRGYIKRTQLSNYHQQRRGGKGVSGVQTGDGDFVHTFLMTTNHQHLLVFTNQGKMYQLKAHQVPEGSRYAKGAHVANLLPLDKDEVIATAISVREFDESRFLLFVTRRGMVKRTSLELYRNCRTTGIKAVMLRDGDELLAVREVPQDCDVVLATSKGTAIRFNIKDARSMGRAASGVKGIALRGDDRVVAAVVTGDPLRTQLLTVAAGGYGKRTPLDQYRLQTRGGKGVINMRVTAKTGEVMGAVMVQESDEIVMLTSTNKVIRIGVTEVSLTQGRATQGVRLVRMDGEGSVAGFDLVDRGLEQDV
- the gyrB gene encoding DNA topoisomerase (ATP-hydrolyzing) subunit B codes for the protein MSDQTQHHNGYNADSITVLEGLSAVRKRPAMYIGSTDIRGLHHLVYEVVDNSIDEAMAGFCSRIRVTLHMDNSVTVSDNGRGIPVDMHPKEKRPAVEVVMTVLHAGGKFDNDSYKVSGGLHGVGVSVVNALSEFLEVTVKRDGKLWRQKYERGKPVTGVEQVGETQSTGTMVRFRPDEEIFEVNQFDYAVLKKRMQELAYLNSGLEIEFTDERSGERESFKYEGGIRSFVADINQGQGAIHDIIHGSADADGVITEFAVQYNQSYKENVYTFANNIRTIEGGTHLMGFKAALTRALNTYIQKSDISKKLKEKLTGDDVREGLTAVVSVKLPSPQFEGQTKTKLGNSEIAGIVAAMVYEKLSQFFEENPREAKAIIEKVVDAARAREAARKARDLVRRKGALSDNFLPGKLADCQSKNPEESEIFIVEGDSAGGSAKQGRDPRIQAILPLRGKILNVEKTRFDKMLGNKEIRALITALGVGVEEEKDFNRLRYHRVVIMTDADVDGSHIRTLLLTFFFRQYQELIEKGHLFIAQPPLYRAHKGKVERFIKDDVELQQFLLSQLGEGLSVESAGGKVFKGKDMIRLLTDIRFVREKIGDAQNMGIEESLFLALLESPHKLSFRYLEKSDPAPFIADMAERGYKTRIETERDEEAQKDRPYMVFENQGGHRTRLAMEFFNSKLYKKTFETYSALVQDCGEFRFQLSRPEGAIPAGGLFALYDLAMAEAHKGWGIQRYKGLGEMNPEQLWDTTMDPGRRSMLQVSIKDAAEADDIFKNLMGDMVEPRRQFIERNALAVRELDI
- the dnaN gene encoding DNA polymerase III subunit beta, which translates into the protein MFLKVKRDEIIEGLQKSANIIPAKTGAAFLRTIWLKADSGALSVMSTDSNLEFCGFYPSVIQEEGLAGVQGRAFYDLVRKLPAGSEITLRTDAEKQNLLVEQGARKYKLPVNDPEWFQKFSAFPENGTIFWSGDLLNEIIDKVAFCVSDEDSMEAIACLYMLPSQAGPMDEGKRVEVCGLNGHQFAMFSFINDDVHALLPEEGILIQKKYILELKKWLSGDEIELSISNKRLFFRTGDKKETFSLPLSYYQYPNFRGFLTKLQEQGSSNLRSKRGEMIDALERITIFNTDTNRCTYFTFRPEETILSSQGQEMGTATETLESSFSGSIPHIAFPTKNLIEILNHFGSENVSFVLTGPEAPCGITGENDPDYLVILMPMMIQEETYYSEDNA
- a CDS encoding DnaA ATPase domain-containing protein — protein: MKQVLRQHLIQTCSEQELRRWFDPLSLAMAEDGRCLEVGFPHAYFARWFEEGIRDRFEALLSTFLGDGCSVRYRESRSNGPAPAAKSESRAVDFPFDSQFTFETFMVNKKNYFPLASAREVAKQAGTLFNPFVVCGAGGSGKSHLLRAIANEISKRHDPARILLTSMQDIQTSYEGDRIAARARLTDHDFLFVDDLHLIRNSLDLQQEMISVFNHFYDNRKQMVFTSPVTIASCDYLDPMLRSRLEWGLIVTLKQPDLEVRVNYVQERCRTKKLMLSREQMLTLAQRFHDFRYLQGILLKLTAYRELVRKELDERDFEQILNNTEEKTAEALSPRTVIAIVAEHQGVNPKDILGSRRNQNIALARQMAMFLCRDLLGLSFPALGRAFGGKDHSTVLYSVKKINQIQQDDQSLKKVLKDLKRKCLLAGEQGSTA